One region of Yersinia bercovieri ATCC 43970 genomic DNA includes:
- the aaeR gene encoding HTH-type transcriptional activator AaeR yields the protein MERLKRMSVFARVVECGSFTAAARQLEMSVSSISQTVSKLETELNVKLLNRSTRRIGLTEAGRIYYQGCRRMLQEVQEVHEQLYAFNNTPTGTLRIGCSSTMAQNVLATMTADMLKEYPGLSVNLVTGIPAPDLIGDGLDVVIRVGALQDSGLFSRRLGSMPMVVCAAKSYLLQHGTPEKPSDMINFSWLEYSVRPDSNFELIAPEGITTQISPQGRFVTNDSQTMIRWLKAGAGIAYAPLMWVIEEIKRGEVEVLFKKYHSDPRPVYALYTEKDKMPLKVQVCIDYLTEYFKSVAEIYQGYR from the coding sequence ATGGAAAGACTAAAACGGATGTCGGTGTTTGCCAGAGTGGTTGAATGCGGCTCTTTTACTGCGGCGGCACGGCAGTTGGAGATGAGTGTATCCTCGATAAGCCAGACCGTGTCCAAGCTGGAAACCGAGCTAAATGTTAAACTGCTTAACCGCAGTACTCGCCGCATTGGTCTGACCGAAGCGGGCCGGATCTATTATCAGGGCTGTCGGCGCATGTTGCAGGAAGTGCAAGAGGTGCATGAGCAGTTATACGCATTTAACAATACGCCAACCGGCACATTGCGAATCGGCTGTTCATCCACCATGGCACAAAATGTGCTGGCGACCATGACAGCGGATATGCTGAAAGAGTACCCCGGTTTGTCCGTCAATTTGGTTACCGGTATCCCGGCACCTGATCTTATTGGCGATGGTCTGGATGTGGTCATTCGAGTGGGGGCATTGCAAGATTCGGGGCTATTTTCTCGCCGCCTCGGCTCTATGCCAATGGTGGTCTGCGCCGCCAAAAGCTATTTATTGCAACATGGCACCCCTGAAAAACCGAGCGATATGATCAACTTCTCCTGGCTGGAGTACAGCGTGAGACCAGACAGTAATTTCGAGCTGATAGCACCGGAAGGGATCACCACACAAATATCGCCACAAGGTCGCTTTGTGACCAACGACTCACAAACCATGATCCGCTGGCTTAAAGCGGGCGCAGGCATCGCCTACGCACCATTGATGTGGGTGATAGAGGAGATTAAGCGCGGTGAAGTGGAAGTGTTATTCAAAAAATATCACTCTGACCCACGCCCGGTATATGCGCTATATACTGAAAAAGATAAAATGCCCCTCAAGGTTCAAGTCTGCATCGATTACTTAACCGAATACTTTAAGAGCGTTGCAGAGATATATCAGGGCTATCGTTAA
- the tldD gene encoding metalloprotease TldD, giving the protein MSLSFVSEQLLAANKLNHQDLFSVLGQLAERRLDYADLYFQSSYHEAWVLEDSIIKDGSYNIDQGVGVRAVSGEKTGFAYADQITLNALQQSAHAARSIVRDIGNGKVHTLGEVPYQALYPLLDPLQSLSREDKIALLHRVDKVARAADKRVQEVSASLTGIYEQVLVAATDGTLAADVRPLVRLSVSVLVEENGKRERGASGGGGRFGYDYFLETVDGEVRADNFANEAVRMALVNLSAIAAPAGAMPVVLGAGWPGVLLHEAVGHGLEGDFNRRGSSVFSGQMGKLVASELCTVVDDGTMQGRRGSLAIDDEGVPGQYNVLIENGILKGYMQDKLNARLMGVAPTGNGRRESYAHLPMPRMTNTYMLAGKSTPEEIIASVEYGLYAPNFGGGQVDITSGKFVFSTSEAYLIEKGKITRAVKGATLIGSGIEAMQQISMVGNDLALDKGVGVCGKEGQSLPVGVGQPTLKLDNLTVGGTA; this is encoded by the coding sequence ATGAGCCTCTCGTTTGTCAGTGAGCAGTTACTCGCTGCTAACAAGCTGAACCATCAGGACTTGTTCTCAGTGTTGGGGCAGTTGGCTGAACGCCGCCTCGATTATGCTGACCTGTATTTCCAGTCCAGCTACCACGAGGCATGGGTGTTGGAAGACAGCATCATCAAAGATGGCTCTTACAATATTGACCAGGGCGTGGGTGTGCGTGCGGTCAGCGGTGAAAAAACCGGTTTTGCTTATGCCGACCAAATCACCCTGAACGCCTTGCAGCAAAGCGCCCATGCTGCGCGCAGTATTGTGCGCGATATTGGCAATGGCAAAGTTCATACACTGGGTGAGGTGCCTTACCAGGCGCTCTATCCGCTGCTAGACCCCCTGCAGAGCTTGTCGCGGGAGGACAAAATCGCGCTGTTGCATCGCGTCGATAAAGTCGCTCGCGCCGCCGATAAGCGGGTGCAGGAAGTGAGCGCTAGCTTAACTGGCATCTATGAGCAGGTGCTGGTGGCGGCCACTGACGGCACGCTGGCCGCCGATGTGCGCCCATTGGTGCGCTTGTCAGTCAGCGTATTGGTGGAAGAGAACGGCAAACGCGAACGCGGTGCCAGCGGTGGCGGTGGTCGTTTCGGCTATGACTACTTCCTGGAAACTGTTGACGGTGAAGTGCGGGCAGATAACTTTGCCAATGAAGCGGTCAGAATGGCGCTAGTTAACCTTTCCGCCATAGCTGCTCCTGCCGGTGCCATGCCAGTGGTATTAGGTGCCGGCTGGCCGGGTGTGCTGTTGCATGAAGCGGTTGGTCATGGTTTAGAGGGCGATTTCAACCGCCGTGGCAGTTCTGTCTTTAGTGGGCAGATGGGTAAGCTGGTGGCTTCCGAGCTGTGTACCGTGGTGGACGATGGCACCATGCAAGGCCGCCGTGGCTCACTGGCTATTGACGATGAAGGTGTACCGGGCCAATACAACGTATTGATCGAAAACGGTATTCTGAAAGGCTATATGCAGGATAAGTTGAACGCGCGCCTAATGGGGGTTGCCCCAACAGGTAATGGTCGCCGCGAATCTTACGCGCACTTGCCAATGCCGCGTATGACCAATACTTATATGTTAGCGGGCAAATCAACACCAGAAGAGATTATCGCCAGTGTGGAGTATGGCCTCTACGCGCCAAACTTTGGTGGTGGTCAGGTGGATATCACCTCCGGCAAGTTCGTGTTCTCAACCTCCGAAGCTTACTTAATTGAAAAGGGCAAAATCACCCGCGCGGTGAAGGGGGCTACCTTGATTGGCTCCGGTATTGAAGCGATGCAGCAGATCTCGATGGTCGGCAATGACTTAGCGCTGGATAAAGGCGTCGGCGTCTGCGGCAAAGAGGGCCAAAGCTTGCCAGTGGGGGTCGGCCAACCGACCTTGAAGCTGGATAATCTGACAGTGGGTGGCACGGCGTAG
- the nit1 gene encoding deaminated glutathione amidase — MKNANVALLQLCSGENTRDNLAQIEQQIKQLNSGIKLVLTPENALLFANAASYRHHAEQHNDGPLQQEVREMARRYGVWIQIGSMPMISRESPDLITTSSLLFDDQGELKARYDKIHMFDVDINDMHGRYRESDTYQAGQETTVVETPVGRLGMTVCYDLRFPGLFQALRAQGAEIITVPAAFTQMTGEAHWEILLRARAIENQCVILAAAQVGRHGATRRTWGHTMAVDAWGKILGQNPDAVAALKVKIDTTGLKTIRNQMPVLQHNRFLAPLVPSSHKPSSN; from the coding sequence ATGAAAAATGCCAATGTTGCATTATTACAGTTATGTAGTGGTGAAAATACCCGTGATAATCTGGCTCAAATTGAGCAGCAGATCAAACAGTTAAACTCGGGTATTAAGCTGGTTCTGACGCCGGAAAATGCACTGTTATTTGCTAATGCCGCCTCTTATCGTCACCATGCAGAGCAGCACAACGACGGGCCATTGCAACAAGAAGTGCGTGAGATGGCGCGCCGCTATGGTGTCTGGATCCAAATCGGCTCGATGCCGATGATAAGCCGTGAGTCACCGGACCTTATCACCACCAGTAGCTTGCTGTTTGATGACCAGGGTGAGCTAAAAGCTCGCTATGATAAAATTCATATGTTTGATGTGGATATCAACGATATGCATGGCCGTTATCGAGAGTCGGATACCTATCAGGCAGGGCAGGAAACCACGGTGGTGGAGACCCCTGTAGGCCGCTTAGGTATGACGGTGTGCTATGACTTGCGTTTCCCTGGCTTGTTCCAGGCTTTACGCGCGCAGGGCGCGGAGATTATTACCGTCCCGGCGGCCTTTACCCAAATGACCGGTGAAGCTCACTGGGAGATATTATTGCGCGCGCGGGCGATTGAGAACCAGTGCGTGATCTTGGCGGCCGCTCAGGTAGGGCGGCACGGTGCCACCCGTCGCACTTGGGGCCACACGATGGCGGTCGATGCCTGGGGCAAAATATTGGGGCAGAACCCCGATGCGGTGGCTGCCTTAAAAGTAAAAATTGATACCACAGGTTTGAAAACCATCCGTAATCAAATGCCGGTATTGCAGCACAATCGCTTTTTAGCGCCGCTGGTGCCGTCATCGCATAAACCATCATCTAATTAA
- the yhdP gene encoding AsmA2 domain-containing protein YhdP, protein MRRLPRIMFATGATIIVVVALLVSGLRMMLPLINDYRPQIVAKVQSISGIPLEVGFMQGTWETFGPTLELRDISAKLPQANWQVQRVTLALDIWQSLLHWRWQFRDMTFYQLQLDLNTTLDAQQNSSRNLETGNITDIFLRQLDHFDLRNSRVSFLTPSGPRAELEIPQLTWLNSRNRHRAEGQISLSTINGQHGVVMVRMDLHDNQGILNNGTVYLQADNIDLKPWISRWLHNNTGLDSAEFSLAAWLSIKSGEIYSGNVLLSQGQANWMVGDQSHQLAVDNLVLEGRRQGNGWQIDAPQLSLKTDGQSWPKGQLSALWLPENTQFIGPDQSQELRIRATNIQLERVGPLLPTLSLFTPELMNRWADLRPQGIVEALALDIPISQPQKSRFQAKWHDISWQHWKLLPGVNNFAGALSGSVEQGQLDISLKNSTLPYGDMFRAPLEVSQASGAVNWRIDDQGWELWGDQLDVRAKSLWGNGSFHYQQPDKGQPWLKILTGIRLYDATDAWRYFPEPLMGKKLVDYLTEALQGGQVDNATLVYNGNPHDFPYKHKEGQFQVYVPLRNATFEFQPDWPALENLAIDLNFLNEGLWMDAPHAMLGKVTGSNISAIIPDYLKEKLYVDAEVAGEGRDVHDYFTKTPLNDSVAETLEELQVGGKVSGRLHLDIPLEENHITHASGEVTLNNNTLLVKPLKSQLENISGKFRFNDGNLDSDSLSANWFGQPLTVNFTTEEQPKNFLVNVGLDGDWLPAKLPGVPSDVATLLSGSANWQGKVVVQLPKNGQPDYKIDVTADLKKVSSHLPPPLDKSSGQALPLHVQAIGGLDSFTLSGSAGSHNHFNSQWLLLKDNVELTRAIWQSANQKTDSKKAPPLPDEKGLVLKLPPLDGERWLALLAPELATVSAPFASSAQPKIKGSSANVILPKRLRLETPQLLVGGQAWHQLTLLIEPLITGTKVTAKGEEVAGSLLMEEHGPWHANIDYLYYNPQWMASEAQDPLAQAALQPPESPSKISFRDWPALQLRCKACWILGQNIGRINADLTPKGDILMLTNGLIEAGNGRAKMSGQWQQDSSGDKTTFNVALTGPKIDDTILFFGLTTPIKDASFDINADLNWRGVPWQPQINSLNGTLKSRLGRGLLTDLGGGRAGQLLRLVSFDALLRKLQLDFSDTFSRDFAFDSIRGTANIKNGVMHTNDLVVDGLAADIAMSGNVDLVKRQIAMEAVITPEISATVGVATAFAINPVVGAAVFAASKILGPLWSKVSLIRYQITGSLDQPTIHEVLRQLKESKAP, encoded by the coding sequence GTGAGGCGACTGCCCAGGATAATGTTCGCGACAGGCGCCACAATAATTGTTGTGGTGGCGCTGTTGGTCAGTGGGCTACGCATGATGCTGCCTCTTATCAACGATTATCGTCCGCAAATCGTGGCCAAAGTTCAGTCCATCAGCGGGATCCCACTGGAGGTGGGGTTCATGCAGGGGACGTGGGAAACCTTTGGCCCGACGCTGGAATTGCGTGATATTAGCGCTAAATTGCCGCAAGCCAACTGGCAGGTGCAACGGGTGACCCTTGCGCTCGATATATGGCAGTCATTGCTACACTGGCGCTGGCAGTTCCGCGATATGACCTTTTATCAGTTGCAGCTTGACCTGAATACCACGCTGGATGCGCAGCAAAACAGCAGCCGCAATCTTGAAACCGGTAATATCACCGATATATTCCTGCGCCAGTTGGATCATTTCGACCTGCGCAACAGCCGTGTTTCCTTCCTCACTCCCTCTGGCCCCCGTGCCGAATTAGAGATCCCGCAACTCACCTGGCTTAACTCCCGTAACCGGCACCGCGCCGAGGGGCAAATTAGCCTTTCGACCATTAATGGTCAGCACGGCGTGGTGATGGTGCGGATGGATCTACATGATAATCAGGGAATTTTAAATAATGGCACGGTTTATCTGCAGGCCGATAATATCGACCTAAAGCCGTGGATTAGCCGCTGGTTGCACAATAATACCGGGCTGGATAGTGCTGAATTCAGTTTGGCGGCCTGGCTGAGCATTAAAAGTGGCGAGATCTACAGTGGCAATGTTCTGCTCAGTCAGGGGCAAGCCAATTGGATGGTCGGTGACCAAAGCCATCAGCTCGCGGTAGACAATTTGGTGTTGGAAGGCCGCCGTCAGGGCAATGGCTGGCAAATTGATGCGCCACAATTGAGTCTGAAAACCGATGGGCAATCTTGGCCGAAAGGGCAACTCTCGGCGCTATGGCTACCTGAAAATACTCAATTCATTGGCCCAGACCAATCCCAAGAATTACGCATTCGCGCCACCAATATTCAGCTAGAACGTGTAGGGCCGCTATTACCCACACTGTCACTGTTTACCCCTGAATTAATGAATCGCTGGGCAGATTTGCGTCCGCAAGGCATTGTTGAGGCGCTGGCATTAGACATTCCTATCAGCCAGCCGCAAAAGAGCCGTTTTCAAGCCAAATGGCACGATATCAGCTGGCAGCACTGGAAACTGCTGCCAGGCGTGAATAACTTCGCCGGCGCATTAAGTGGTTCTGTTGAGCAGGGGCAGCTAGATATTAGCCTTAAAAACAGCACATTACCTTATGGCGATATGTTCCGTGCGCCATTGGAAGTGAGTCAGGCCAGCGGGGCCGTGAACTGGCGGATTGATGATCAAGGTTGGGAGCTGTGGGGTGACCAACTGGATGTTAGGGCGAAATCGTTGTGGGGTAACGGCAGTTTTCACTATCAACAGCCTGATAAAGGGCAACCGTGGCTTAAAATCCTGACCGGCATCCGCCTGTATGATGCCACCGATGCCTGGCGTTACTTCCCGGAACCCCTGATGGGCAAGAAGCTGGTGGATTATCTGACCGAGGCGTTACAGGGCGGGCAGGTAGACAACGCCACGCTGGTCTATAATGGCAATCCTCATGATTTCCCTTATAAACATAAAGAGGGGCAGTTCCAGGTCTATGTGCCGCTGCGTAACGCCACCTTCGAGTTCCAACCGGATTGGCCTGCATTAGAGAATTTAGCCATCGACCTGAATTTCCTCAATGAAGGTCTGTGGATGGACGCCCCCCATGCGATGTTAGGTAAGGTCACTGGCAGCAATATCAGCGCCATCATTCCCGATTATCTGAAAGAAAAGCTCTATGTCGATGCCGAGGTGGCTGGCGAAGGGCGCGATGTTCACGACTACTTTACCAAGACGCCGCTCAATGATTCGGTCGCTGAAACACTGGAGGAGTTACAGGTGGGGGGTAAGGTTAGTGGGCGCTTACACCTAGATATTCCATTGGAAGAGAACCACATTACGCACGCCAGTGGCGAAGTGACGCTGAATAATAACACCCTGTTGGTGAAGCCGCTGAAAAGCCAACTGGAGAATATCAGCGGCAAGTTCCGCTTCAATGATGGCAATCTCGATAGCGATAGCTTATCAGCCAACTGGTTCGGGCAGCCGCTAACAGTTAATTTCACCACCGAAGAGCAGCCAAAGAACTTTTTGGTGAATGTTGGGTTAGATGGCGACTGGCTGCCGGCTAAATTACCGGGGGTGCCGAGTGATGTGGCTACATTGCTCAGTGGCAGTGCCAATTGGCAAGGCAAAGTGGTGGTGCAATTACCGAAAAATGGTCAGCCGGATTACAAAATAGATGTCACGGCGGATCTAAAAAAAGTGAGCAGTCACTTACCTCCGCCGCTAGATAAATCAAGTGGTCAGGCGCTTCCGCTTCATGTGCAGGCCATCGGCGGACTGGATTCATTTACTCTGTCGGGCAGTGCCGGGAGTCATAACCATTTCAATAGCCAATGGTTGCTGCTAAAAGATAACGTTGAGCTGACGCGTGCTATTTGGCAAAGCGCTAATCAGAAAACGGATAGCAAAAAAGCCCCGCCTTTGCCGGATGAGAAAGGTTTGGTGCTCAAATTACCGCCATTGGATGGTGAGCGCTGGCTGGCCTTGCTGGCACCGGAGTTGGCAACAGTGAGTGCGCCTTTTGCCTCATCTGCGCAACCTAAAATCAAGGGCAGCAGTGCCAATGTGATTCTCCCTAAGCGGCTGAGATTAGAGACACCACAATTATTGGTTGGTGGGCAGGCCTGGCATCAACTGACATTGCTGATCGAACCACTAATCACCGGCACCAAAGTCACGGCAAAAGGTGAGGAGGTCGCGGGTAGCCTGCTAATGGAAGAGCATGGGCCATGGCATGCCAATATTGATTATCTCTATTACAACCCTCAATGGATGGCGAGCGAGGCGCAAGATCCGTTAGCGCAAGCGGCATTGCAGCCGCCAGAAAGCCCCAGTAAAATCTCGTTCCGCGATTGGCCAGCACTGCAATTGCGTTGTAAAGCTTGCTGGATTTTGGGGCAAAATATTGGGCGGATTAACGCCGATTTGACACCTAAAGGCGATATTTTGATGCTGACCAACGGCCTGATTGAAGCGGGTAACGGGCGGGCCAAAATGAGCGGGCAGTGGCAACAAGATAGCTCTGGCGATAAGACCACGTTCAATGTTGCACTGACTGGGCCAAAAATCGATGACACTATCTTGTTCTTTGGTCTGACGACACCAATAAAAGATGCCTCGTTTGATATCAATGCCGACTTAAACTGGCGCGGGGTGCCGTGGCAGCCACAGATTAATAGCTTAAACGGGACGTTAAAGAGTAGATTGGGACGAGGGCTGTTGACGGATCTTGGCGGCGGGCGCGCAGGCCAGCTACTGCGGCTGGTCAGCTTCGACGCACTATTACGTAAGCTCCAGCTCGACTTTAGTGATACGTTTAGTCGTGACTTCGCGTTTGATTCTATTCGCGGCACCGCCAATATCAAAAATGGCGTCATGCACACCAATGATTTAGTGGTGGATGGATTAGCCGCCGACATTGCCATGAGCGGTAATGTGGACTTGGTTAAACGCCAGATCGCCATGGAAGCGGTTATCACGCCAGAGATTTCGGCGACCGTCGGTGTCGCCACCGCCTTTGCGATAAACCCAGTGGTGGGGGCTGCGGTATTTGCCGCCTCGAAGATTTTAGGCCCATTATGGAGCAAGGTTTCGCTGATTCGCTACCAAATCACCGGTAGTTTGGACCAGCCGACCATCCATGAAGTATTACGCCAGTTAAAGGAGAGTAAGGCGCCATGA